Proteins encoded within one genomic window of Macrobrachium nipponense isolate FS-2020 chromosome 9, ASM1510439v2, whole genome shotgun sequence:
- the LOC135218123 gene encoding uncharacterized protein LOC135218123, whose product MKFLVLALLVAFACASEIEKREAEPSYGGYGHISYHHRPSYGYGYSNHNHKRSADPEPEAEPSNGYGSSYGYRPVTYGYSHRYHKRSADPEPEADHSYGSSYGYRPVAYGYSHHYHKRSADPEPEADHSYGS is encoded by the exons ATGAAGTTTCTG GTGCTTGCACTCTTAGTGGCTTTTGCTTGCGCTTCTGAGATAGAGAAGCGAGAGGCGGAACCAAGTTATGGAGGATATGGCCACATAAGCTACCATCATCGTCCTTCCTATGGATATGGCTATTCTAATCACAATCATAAACGATCTGCTGATCCTGAACCTGAGGCTGAACCTTCCAATGGCTATGGCTCTTCTTATGGGTATCGGCCAGTCACCTATGGCTACTCTCACCGCTATCACAAGAGGTCTGCTGATCCTGAGCCAGAAGCTGATCATTCCTATGGCTCTTCTTATGGGTATCGGCCAGTCGCCTATGGCTACTCTCACCATTATCACAAGAGGTCTGCTGATCCTGAGCCAGAAGCTGATCATTCCTATGGCTCTTAG
- the LOC135218124 gene encoding uncharacterized protein LOC135218124, with protein sequence MKFLVLALLVAFACASEIEKREAEPSYGGYGHISYHHRPSYGYGYSNHNHKRSADPEPEAEPSNGYGSSYGYRPSRLCYSHRYYKRPVAYGYSHRYHKRSADPEPEADHSYGSSYGYRPVAYGYSHRYHKRSADPEPEADHSYGSSYGYRPVAYGYSHRYHKRSADPEPEPDHSYGSSYGYRPLAYGYSHRYHKRSAHPEPEAEPSYVYGHSYGYPRYRQVIYG encoded by the exons ATGAAGTTTCTG gTGCTTGCACTCTTAGTGGCTTTTGCTTGCGCTTCTGAGATAGAGAAGCGAGAGGCGGAACCAAGTTATGGAGGATATGGCCACATAAGCTACCATCATCGTCCTTCCTATGGATATGGCTATTCTAATCACAATCATAAACGATCTGCTGATCCTGAACCTGAGGCTGAACCTTCCAATGGCTATGGCTCTTCTTATGGGTATCGGCCCAGTCGCCTATGCTACTCTCACCGCTATTACAAGAG GCCAGTCGCCTATGGCTACTCTCACCGTTATCACAAGAGGTCTGCTGATCCTGAGCCAGAAGCTGATCATTCCTATGGCTCCTCTTATGGGTATCGGCCAGTCGCCTATGGCTACTCTCACCGCTAtcacaagagatctgctgatcctGAGCCAGAAGCTGATCATTCCTATGGCTCTTCTTATGGGTATCGGCCAGTCGCCTATGGCTACTCTCACCGCTAtcacaagagatctgctgatcctGAGCCAGAACCTGATCATTCCTATGGCTCTTCTTATGGGTATCGGCCACTCGCCTATGGCTACTCTCACCGCTATCACAAGAGGTCTGCTCATCCTGAGCCAGAAGCTGAACCTTCGTATGTATATGGCCACTCATATGGTTATCCCAGATACCGCCAAGTAATTTACGGATAA
- the LOC135218125 gene encoding uncharacterized protein LOC135218125 codes for MDVMTKDVREAVSRCILYADDIVLCSEGKEELRLERWRAALEERRMRISRSKTEYVCSNITEDGGNSIRLGGEGIKRLQKFKYLGSILEDSGSMDQEVRHRIQAGWNNWRSASGVLCDKVSLILKGMFHRTVVRPAMLYGTETASMRKTEEKKMDVAEMRMLRWMLGVTMEDRIRNEYVRGSAKLVEISKKIQEGSPRWYGHLLRREEHHVGILTMEMEVWGRRKKGRGETKKKMA; via the coding sequence atggatgtaatgaccaaggatgttagagaagcagtgtcacggtgcatattatatgcagatgacattgttttgtgttcagaggggaaggaggagttgaggttggagaggtggagagctgCACTTGAGGAGAGacgaatgagaataagcagatcaaaaaccgaatatgtGTGTTCCAatattactgaggatggtggaaatagtataagattgggtggggaaggaATAAAGAGattacagaagttcaagtacttggggtccatattagaggatagtggaagcatggaccaagaggtgagacatcgaattcaggcaggatggaataactggaggtctgcatcaggggtcctctgtgacaaggtTTCTCTGATATTGAAGGGAAtgtttcataggacggtggtcagaccagcaatgttatatggaacagaaacagcaagtatgaggaaaacagaggagaagaagatggatgtagcagaaatgagaatgttgagatggatgttggGAGTAACAATGgaagataggatcagaaatgagtATGTAAGAGGATCGGCAAAGttagttgaaatatcaaagaaaatacaggagggaagccctcgatggtatggacacctgttacgaagagaggaacatcatgttggaatacttacaatggaaatggaagtgtggggtagaaggaagaaggggagaGGGGAGACCAAAAAaaagatggcgtga
- the LOC135217976 gene encoding uncharacterized protein LOC135217976, with amino-acid sequence MKFLVFALLVALACASEIEKREAEPGYGGYGHVSHHHRPSYGYGYSNHYHKRSAEPEPEAEPSYGYGSSYGYRPVTYGYSHRYHKRSADPEPEAEPSYGYGSSYGYRPVTYGYSHRYHKRSADPEPEAEPSYGYGSSYGYRPVTYGYSHRYHKRSADPEPEAEPSYGYGSSYGYRPVTYGYSHRYQKRSADPEPEAEPSYSYGSSYGYRPVTYGYSRHYHG; translated from the exons ATGAAGTTTCTG gTGTTTGCACTCCTAGTGGCTTTAGCTTGCGCTTCCGAGATAGAGAAGCGAGAGGCGGAGCCAGGTTATGGAGGATATGGCCACGTGAGCCACCATCATCGTCCTTCCTATGGATATGGCTATTCTAATCACTATCATAAGCGATCTGCTGAGCCTGAGCCTGAGGCTGAACCTTCCTATGGCTATGGCTCTTCTTATGGGTATCGCCCAGTCACCTATGGCTACTCTCACCGCTATCACAAGAGGTCTGCTGATCCTGAGCCAGAAGCTGAACCTTCATATGGCTATGGCTCTTCTTATGGGTATCGCCCAGTCACCTATGGCTACTCTCACCGCTATCATAAGAGGTCTGCTGATCCTGAGCCAGAAGCTGAACCTTCATATGGCTATGGCTCTTCCTATGGGTATCGCCCAGTCACCTATGGCTACTCTCACCGCTATCACAAGAGGTCTGCTGATCCTGAGCCAGAAGCTGAACCTTCATATGGCTATGGCTCTTCCTATGGGTATCGCCCAGTCACCTATGGCTACTCTCACCGCTATCAGAAGAGGTCTGCTGATCCTGAGCCAGAAGCTGAACCTTCCTATAGTTATGGCTCTTCCTATGGGTATCGCCCAGTCACCTATGGCTACTCTCGCCACTATCACGGATAA
- the LOC135218126 gene encoding uncharacterized protein LOC135218126, which produces MKFLCFAPYGALACASEIEKREAEPGYGGYGHVSHHHRPSYGYGYSNHYHKRSADPEPEAKPTYGYGSSFGYRPVTYGYSHHYHKRSADPEPEAEPTYGYGSSYGYRPVTMDTLTAITRGPLTLSQKLKPSYGYGSSYGYRPVTYGYSHHYHKRSADPEPEAEPSYGYGSSYGYRPVTYGYSHRYHKRSADPEPEAEPSYGYGSSYGYRPVTYGYSHRYHKRSADPEPEAEPSYGYGSSYGYRPVTYGYSNRYHKRSADPEPEAEPSYGYGSSYGYRPVTYGYSHRYHKRSADPEPEAEPSYGYGSSYGYRPVTYGYSRHYHG; this is translated from the exons ATGAAGTTTCTG tgttttgcaCCCTATGGGGCTTTAGCTTGCGCTTCCGAGATAGAGAAGCGAGAGGCGGAGCCAGGTTATGGAGGATATGGCCACGTGAGCCACCATCATCGTCCTTCCTATGGATATGGCTATTCTAATCACTATCATAAGCGATCTGCTGATCCAGAGCCTGAGGCTAAACCTACCTATGGCTATGGCTCTTCTTTTGGGTATCGGCCAGTAACTTATGGCTACTCTCACCACTATCACAAGAGGTCTGCTGATCCTGAGCCAGAAGCTGAACCTACCTATGGCTATGGCTCTTCCTATGGGTATCGCCCAGTCACTATGGATACTCTCACTGCTATCACAAGAGGTCCGCTGACCCTGAGCCAGAAGCTGAAACCTTCCTATGGCTATGGCTCTTCCTATGGATATCGCCCAGTCACCTATGGCTACTCTCATCACTATCATAAGCGATCTGCTGATCCTGAGCCTGAGGCTGAACCTTCCTATGGCTATGGCTCTTCTTATGGGTATCGGCCAGTCACTTATGGCTACTCTCACCGCTATCACAAGAGGTCTGCTGATCCTGAGCCAGAAGCTGAACCTTCATATGGCTATGGCTCTTCCTATGGGTATCGCCCAGTCACCTATGGCTACTCTCACCGCTATCACAAGAGGTCTGCTGATCCTGAGCCAGAAGCTGAACCTTCATATGGCTATGGCTCTTCCTATGGGTATCGCCCAGTCACCTATGGCTACTCTAACCGCTATCACAAGAGGTCTGCTGATCCTGAGCCAGAAGCTGAACCTTCATATGGGTATGGCTCTTCCTATGGGTATCGCCCAGTCACCTATGGCTACTCTCACCGCTATCATAAGAGGTCTGCTGATCCTGAGCCAGAAGCTGAACCTTCATATGGCTATGGCTCTTCCTATGGGTATCGCCCAGTCACCTATGGCTACTCTCGCCACTATCACGGATAA